The Prionailurus bengalensis isolate Pbe53 chromosome A3, Fcat_Pben_1.1_paternal_pri, whole genome shotgun sequence genome includes a window with the following:
- the LOC122467005 gene encoding ADP-ribosylation factor-like protein 5A — protein sequence MGILFTRKWRLFYHQGHKVIILGLDNAGKTTVLYQFSMNEVVHASPTIGSNVEEIVINHTCFLMWDIGGQESLRSSWNTYYTNTEFVIVVVDGTDRERISVTRELYKMLAHEDLRKAGLLIFASKQDVKECMTVAEISQFLKLTSIKDHQWHIQACYALTGEGLCQGLEWMMSRFKIR from the coding sequence ATGGGAATTCTCTTCACCAGGAAATGGAGACTGTTCTATCACCAGGGGCACAAAGTTATCATTCTTGGGCTGGATAATGCAGGGAAAACTACCGTCCTTTACCAATTTTCTATGAATGAAGTTGTACATGCATCACCTACAATTGGAAGTAATGTAGAAGAAATAGTGATTAATCATACGTGTTTCTTAATGTGGGATATTGGTGGACAAGAATCTCTTCGTTCTTCCTGGAACACATACTATACTAACACAGAGTTTGTAATTGTTGTTGTGGACGgtacagacagagaaagaatttctGTAACTAGAGAACTCTATAAAATGTTAGCCCATGAGGACCTAAGGAAAGCTGGATTGCTGATTTTTGCTAGTAAACAAGATGTTAAAGAATGCATGACTGTAGCAGAAATCTCCCAGTTTTTGAAATTAACTTCTATTAAAGATCACCAGTGGCATATCCAAGCATGCTATGCTCTTACTGGAGAGGGATTATGCCAAGGACTTGAATGGATGATGTCGCGATTTAAGATTAGATGA